A window of the Bacteroides thetaiotaomicron VPI-5482 genome harbors these coding sequences:
- a CDS encoding type I restriction enzyme HsdR N-terminal domain-containing protein, translating to MLSLNLPVFDTKINVRNGKNVIFDVIRKRYVALTPEEWVRQHFVHFLIAHKGYPNALLANEVMVKLNGTTKRCDTVLYRRDLSARMIVEYKAPHIEITQAVFDQITRYNMVLKVDYLIVSNGMQHYCCRMDYAHQSYTFLQDIPDYNAL from the coding sequence ATGTTATCGTTAAACCTACCAGTATTCGACACTAAAATAAACGTACGAAACGGAAAAAATGTAATTTTCGACGTGATTCGCAAACGATATGTCGCACTTACCCCGGAAGAATGGGTACGGCAACACTTTGTTCACTTTCTTATTGCACACAAAGGATATCCGAACGCACTCCTTGCCAACGAAGTAATGGTAAAGCTGAACGGCACAACTAAAAGATGTGATACGGTGCTTTACCGGAGAGACCTTTCAGCACGAATGATCGTAGAATACAAAGCTCCGCACATCGAAATCACACAAGCGGTATTCGATCAGATAACCCGCTATAATATGGTGTTGAAAGTTGATTATCTGATAGTAAGTAATGGAATGCAGCATTATTGTTGCCGGATGGATTATGCACATCAGAGCTATACCTTTCTTCAGGATATTCCCGATTATAATGCCCTATAA
- the holA gene encoding DNA polymerase III subunit delta: protein MAKQELTCDDILKELRAKQYRPIYYLMGEESYYIDLIADYITDNVLNETEKEFNLTVVYGADVDVATIINAAKRYPMMSEHQVVVVKEAQAVRNIEELSYYLQKPLHSTILVICHKHGTLDRRKKLAAEVEKTGVLFESKKIKDAQLPAFIASYMKRKGIDMEPKATAMLADFVGSDLSRLTGELEKLIITLPTGQKRVTPEQIEKNIGISKDYNNFELRSALVEKDILKANKIIKYFEENPKTNPIQMTLSLLFSFYSNLMLAYYAPDKSEQGIANMLGLRTTWQARDYAIAMRKYSGVKTMQIVGEIRYADAKSKGVKNSSMSDGDILRELVFKILH, encoded by the coding sequence ATGGCAAAACAAGAGCTGACCTGTGATGACATCCTCAAAGAACTGAGGGCAAAGCAGTATCGTCCCATCTACTATTTGATGGGAGAAGAATCGTATTATATCGATTTGATTGCCGATTACATTACTGATAATGTCTTGAACGAAACGGAAAAAGAGTTCAACCTGACTGTAGTGTACGGTGCTGATGTGGATGTGGCGACAATCATAAATGCTGCAAAACGCTATCCTATGATGTCCGAACATCAAGTGGTGGTAGTCAAAGAAGCGCAAGCGGTCCGGAACATCGAAGAATTATCGTACTATCTTCAAAAACCGCTTCATTCCACTATTTTGGTGATATGCCATAAACATGGAACATTGGACCGCAGGAAAAAGCTGGCTGCTGAGGTAGAAAAGACCGGTGTTTTGTTCGAATCCAAGAAGATAAAAGATGCCCAGCTTCCGGCCTTTATAGCTTCCTACATGAAAAGAAAAGGAATAGATATGGAGCCTAAGGCAACGGCTATGCTGGCTGATTTTGTCGGCTCGGATTTAAGTCGTTTGACAGGTGAATTAGAAAAGCTGATTATCACTTTGCCTACGGGACAGAAACGTGTTACTCCCGAACAAATTGAGAAGAACATAGGCATAAGCAAAGATTATAATAACTTTGAATTGCGGAGTGCTCTGGTTGAAAAAGACATTCTGAAAGCAAATAAAATAATAAAATATTTTGAGGAAAATCCTAAAACGAATCCAATTCAAATGACATTGTCTTTGTTGTTTAGCTTTTATTCAAACTTGATGTTAGCATATTATGCGCCTGATAAATCGGAGCAGGGTATTGCTAATATGCTAGGGTTAAGAACTACTTGGCAAGCTCGGGACTACGCAATTGCGATGCGCAAATATAGTGGAGTAAAGACAATGCAGATTGTTGGTGAAATACGATATGCCGATGCAAAATCAAAAGGAGTGAAAAATAGTTCAATGTCTGACGGAGATATTCTTCGTGAATTAGTGTTTAAAATTTTGCATTAG
- a CDS encoding dihydroorotate dehydrogenase electron transfer subunit produces MKKFILDLTVTENIRLNANYVLLKLTSQSLLPEMLPGQFAELRVDGSSTTFLRRPISINFVDKRQNEVWFLIQLIGDGTRRLAEVNSGDVINVVLPLGNGYTMPQKPSDKLLLVGGGVGTAPMLYLGEQLAKNGHKPTFLLGARSNKDLLQLEEFAKYGEVYTTTEDGSHGEKGYVTQHSILNQVHFEQIYTCGPKPMMMAVAKYAKSNQIECEVSLENTMACGIGACLCCVENTTEGHLCVCKEGPVFNINKLLWQI; encoded by the coding sequence ATGAAGAAATTTATTTTAGATCTGACAGTTACTGAGAATATCAGATTGAATGCAAACTATGTATTGCTGAAATTGACTTCTCAGTCATTGCTGCCCGAGATGTTGCCGGGGCAGTTTGCCGAACTTCGGGTGGACGGTTCATCTACTACATTTTTACGCCGTCCTATTTCTATTAATTTTGTAGACAAGCGACAAAACGAAGTGTGGTTCCTTATTCAGTTGATTGGAGACGGAACAAGACGTTTAGCAGAAGTAAATTCGGGCGATGTGATCAACGTAGTACTTCCTTTGGGGAATGGCTATACAATGCCTCAAAAGCCTTCTGATAAGCTTTTGCTTGTGGGCGGAGGTGTCGGAACAGCCCCTATGTTATATTTAGGTGAACAATTGGCGAAAAATGGTCATAAACCTACCTTCCTTTTAGGGGCTCGTAGCAATAAAGACTTGTTGCAGCTGGAAGAATTTGCTAAATATGGAGAGGTATATACTACTACAGAAGACGGAAGTCACGGAGAAAAAGGATACGTCACCCAGCATTCTATATTAAATCAGGTACATTTTGAGCAGATTTATACTTGTGGTCCTAAACCGATGATGATGGCTGTGGCAAAATATGCCAAAAGTAATCAGATAGAATGTGAAGTTTCTTTGGAAAATACAATGGCTTGTGGAATTGGAGCATGTCTCTGTTGTGTGGAAAATACGACAGAAGGACATTTGTGTGTATGTAAAGAAGGTCCTGTTTTTAATATAAATAAACTACTATGGCAGATTTAA
- a CDS encoding efflux RND transporter permease subunit — protein sequence MFSKFFINRPIFATVLALLIVVAGLVALNILPVAQFPEITPPTVQVSAVYPGANAETVAQTVGLPIEQQVNGVDGMLYMSSNSSSSGAYSLTITFAVGTDIDMATVQVQNRVSVAQSSLPEPVVVQGVTVQKQSSNIVMFLTMTSKDSVYNSLYLTNYAKLNLVDQLSRVPGVGAVNVMGAGDYSMRIWLDPEAMRIRNISPAQVYQSIQSQNMEVSAGYIGQPIGQDNKNAFQYTLNVQGRLISPEQFGNIIIRREQDGAMLRLKDIARIDLGSASYSVVSRLKGMPTAAIAIYQQPGSNSLDVSKGVKAKMEELATSFPTGVAYNVTLDTTDVIHASIDEVMVTFFETTLLVVLVIFLFLQNWRAVIIPCITIPVSLIGTLAVMAAFGFSINTLTLFGLILAVAIVVDDAIVVVENASRLLETGQYSTREAVTKAMGEITGPIVGVVLVLLAVFIPTMMISGISGQLYKQFALTIAASTVLSGFNSLTLTPALCALFLKKSKPSNFFIYKGFNKAYDKTQGVYDSTVKWLLQRPLISFVSFAILTVIAVILFMRWPSTFIPDEDDGYFIAVVQLPPAASLERTQAVGDKINAILDSYPEVENYIGITGFSVMGGGEQSNSATYFVVLKNWDERKGKEHTAAAVVDRFNGEAYMEIQAGQAFAMVPPAIPGLGASGGLQLQLEDRRNLGPTEMQQAIDALLASSHSKPALASVSSQYQANVPQYFLNIDRDKVQFMGIALNDVFSTLSYYMGAAYVNDFVEFGHIYQVKIEARDQAQRVIDDVLKLSVANSAGEMVPLSSFTKVEEQLGQDQINRYNMYSTAALTCNVAPGSSSGQAIQEMETLFKEQLGDEFGYEWTSVAYQETQAGNTTTIVLVMALIVAFLVLAAQYESWTSPVAAVIGLPVALLGAMIGCMIMGTPVSVYTQIGIILLVALSAKNGILIVEFARDFRAEGNSIREAAYEAGHVRLRPILMTSFAFVLGVMPLLFATGAGAQSRIALGTAVVFGMAMNTLLATVYIPNFYELMQKLQEKFSRKKDDDVKKDTNM from the coding sequence ATGTTTTCTAAGTTTTTCATTAACCGACCAATTTTTGCTACCGTACTTGCCCTGCTCATTGTGGTAGCCGGTTTGGTCGCACTTAATATATTGCCTGTGGCGCAATTTCCGGAGATTACACCTCCGACGGTTCAGGTATCGGCTGTCTATCCCGGTGCGAATGCTGAAACTGTAGCTCAAACGGTAGGACTCCCCATCGAACAGCAGGTGAATGGGGTGGACGGTATGCTCTATATGTCTTCAAATTCTTCCTCTTCGGGAGCATATTCTCTGACAATTACATTTGCCGTCGGTACAGATATCGATATGGCTACTGTACAAGTCCAGAACAGGGTAAGTGTTGCTCAATCATCCTTGCCGGAACCGGTAGTGGTACAGGGGGTGACTGTGCAGAAACAGTCTTCGAACATTGTCATGTTCCTGACAATGACTTCGAAAGACTCTGTATACAACAGTCTCTATCTGACTAACTATGCCAAATTGAATTTGGTCGATCAGTTATCACGTGTGCCTGGTGTAGGAGCTGTTAATGTCATGGGAGCAGGTGATTATTCCATGCGTATCTGGCTGGATCCTGAAGCTATGCGTATCCGGAACATTTCTCCGGCACAAGTATATCAGTCCATTCAGTCTCAGAATATGGAAGTGTCCGCCGGCTATATCGGTCAACCGATCGGACAGGACAATAAAAATGCCTTTCAATATACACTTAATGTACAGGGGCGACTTATTTCTCCGGAGCAATTCGGGAATATTATCATTCGTCGGGAACAGGATGGGGCAATGCTTCGCCTGAAAGATATTGCGCGAATAGATTTGGGGTCTGCTTCTTATAGTGTAGTATCACGATTGAAGGGGATGCCTACCGCAGCGATTGCTATCTATCAGCAGCCGGGCTCCAATTCGCTGGACGTTTCAAAAGGAGTGAAGGCTAAGATGGAGGAACTGGCGACCAGTTTTCCTACAGGAGTAGCCTATAACGTAACTTTGGATACAACGGATGTAATTCATGCTTCTATTGATGAAGTAATGGTGACATTTTTTGAGACAACGCTGCTGGTAGTACTGGTTATTTTCCTGTTTTTGCAGAACTGGAGAGCGGTTATTATTCCTTGTATCACAATTCCTGTATCGCTGATCGGTACATTGGCAGTTATGGCGGCATTTGGTTTTTCGATCAATACGCTGACTCTGTTCGGATTGATTCTGGCAGTTGCCATTGTAGTGGATGATGCTATTGTGGTGGTTGAGAATGCTTCAAGATTGCTGGAGACCGGACAATATTCAACTCGTGAAGCAGTCACAAAAGCTATGGGGGAAATTACGGGGCCGATTGTCGGAGTGGTGCTTGTTTTGCTTGCCGTGTTTATTCCGACGATGATGATCAGCGGTATTTCGGGGCAGTTGTATAAGCAGTTTGCACTGACAATTGCTGCTTCTACTGTATTAAGCGGTTTTAACTCACTGACACTGACGCCTGCTCTTTGTGCTCTATTCCTCAAAAAGAGCAAACCGTCTAACTTCTTTATATACAAAGGATTTAATAAAGCGTATGATAAGACACAGGGAGTCTACGATAGTACGGTGAAATGGTTGCTTCAACGTCCGCTTATCTCTTTTGTATCTTTTGCTATTCTGACAGTGATTGCCGTAATACTCTTTATGCGTTGGCCGTCGACATTTATTCCGGATGAAGATGATGGTTATTTTATTGCAGTTGTTCAGCTTCCTCCGGCAGCCAGCTTGGAACGTACACAAGCTGTCGGGGATAAAATCAATGCTATTTTGGATTCTTATCCGGAAGTGGAGAATTACATTGGAATCACTGGTTTCTCCGTGATGGGCGGAGGTGAGCAAAGTAACTCCGCAACCTATTTTGTTGTCCTGAAAAACTGGGACGAAAGGAAAGGGAAGGAGCATACGGCTGCTGCCGTTGTCGACCGTTTTAATGGCGAAGCGTATATGGAGATACAGGCAGGACAAGCATTTGCTATGGTTCCTCCGGCTATTCCAGGATTGGGTGCTTCCGGTGGCTTGCAACTTCAATTGGAAGACCGGAGGAATCTGGGACCGACAGAAATGCAGCAGGCTATTGACGCATTGCTTGCTTCTTCTCATTCCAAACCGGCCTTAGCTTCTGTATCCAGTCAGTATCAGGCAAATGTCCCTCAATATTTTCTGAATATCGATCGTGATAAGGTGCAATTTATGGGCATTGCTCTGAATGATGTATTTTCTACATTAAGCTATTATATGGGGGCGGCATACGTTAATGATTTTGTTGAATTCGGTCATATTTATCAGGTAAAGATCGAAGCGCGTGATCAGGCACAACGGGTCATTGATGATGTCTTAAAACTCAGTGTGGCTAATTCGGCAGGAGAGATGGTCCCCCTTTCTTCTTTCACCAAAGTGGAAGAGCAGTTGGGGCAGGATCAGATCAATCGTTACAATATGTATTCAACAGCTGCCCTGACTTGTAATGTAGCGCCCGGAAGCAGTTCCGGACAGGCTATTCAAGAAATGGAAACTTTGTTTAAAGAACAGCTGGGAGATGAATTCGGCTATGAATGGACGTCGGTTGCCTATCAGGAAACGCAGGCGGGAAATACGACCACCATTGTTTTGGTCATGGCCTTGATTGTAGCATTCCTTGTTTTGGCTGCGCAATATGAAAGCTGGACCAGTCCGGTGGCTGCCGTGATAGGTTTGCCGGTGGCCTTGTTGGGAGCAATGATAGGATGTATGATAATGGGAACTCCGGTCAGCGTATATACACAGATTGGTATTATCCTGCTTGTTGCACTTTCGGCAAAGAATGGTATTCTGATTGTAGAGTTTGCCCGTGATTTCCGTGCTGAGGGAAACTCAATTCGTGAGGCTGCATACGAAGCAGGACACGTCCGCTTACGTCCGATTTTGATGACTTCTTTTGCTTTTGTATTGGGGGTAATGCCTTTGCTGTTTGCTACCGGGGCTGGTGCGCAGAGTCGTATAGCGTTGGGTACTGCGGTTGTTTTCGGTATGGCGATGAATACTTTATTAGCGACAGTCTATATTCCTAATTTCTATGAATTGATGCAGAAACTGCAAGAGAAGTTTAGCAGGAAGAAAGATGACGATGTGAAAAAAGATACGAATATGTAA
- a CDS encoding efflux RND transporter periplasmic adaptor subunit, which yields MKKLMYIFLVLSVLTGCKEKKDTGAMKGMPTLAISVAKPIVKDITLTKDYPGYLTTEKTVNLVARVNGTLQSVSYAPGGRVKKGQLLFVIEPTLYNDKVAQAEAELKTAQAQLEYARNNYSRMKEAVKSDAVSQIQVLQSESSVTEGVAAVSNAEAALSTARTNLGYCYVRAPFDGTISKSTVDIGSYVGGSLQPVTLATIYKDDQMYAYFNVADNQWLEMSMNNQQPTKDLPKKIMVQLGKEGTESYPATLDYLSPNVDLNTGTLMVRANFDNPQGVLKSGLYVSITLPYGEADHAILVKEASIGTDQLGKFLYAVNDSDIVHYRHIEIGQLINDTLRQVLGGLSPQERYVTEALMKVRDGMKIKPIP from the coding sequence ATGAAAAAACTAATGTATATTTTTCTTGTGTTGTCGGTATTGACTGGTTGCAAGGAGAAAAAAGACACCGGAGCAATGAAGGGAATGCCGACTCTGGCAATTAGCGTAGCGAAACCTATAGTGAAGGACATCACTTTGACGAAAGATTATCCGGGCTATCTGACAACGGAGAAAACTGTAAATCTTGTGGCCAGAGTGAACGGAACATTACAGTCTGTCTCTTACGCACCGGGCGGACGGGTAAAAAAAGGGCAGTTGCTGTTTGTAATAGAACCTACCTTATATAATGATAAGGTGGCACAAGCGGAAGCTGAACTGAAAACTGCTCAGGCACAATTGGAATATGCCCGTAATAATTATAGCCGTATGAAGGAGGCTGTGAAAAGTGATGCTGTGAGTCAGATACAGGTGTTGCAGTCGGAATCGTCTGTGACAGAAGGAGTAGCAGCTGTCAGCAATGCGGAAGCTGCTTTGAGTACAGCGCGTACAAATTTAGGATATTGTTATGTTCGTGCCCCTTTTGACGGGACAATCAGCAAGTCGACAGTGGATATCGGCAGTTATGTCGGTGGTTCTTTGCAGCCGGTTACGCTGGCTACTATTTATAAGGACGATCAGATGTATGCGTATTTTAATGTTGCTGATAATCAATGGCTGGAGATGTCGATGAACAATCAGCAGCCAACGAAGGATCTTCCGAAAAAGATCATGGTTCAGCTGGGGAAAGAAGGTACCGAATCCTATCCGGCAACACTGGATTATCTGTCACCGAACGTAGACCTGAATACAGGAACTCTGATGGTACGTGCCAATTTTGATAATCCGCAGGGAGTACTGAAGAGTGGATTGTACGTCAGCATTACCTTACCTTATGGAGAGGCCGATCATGCAATTCTTGTGAAAGAGGCTTCCATCGGAACCGATCAGCTCGGTAAATTCCTGTATGCCGTCAATGATTCGGACATAGTACACTATCGGCATATTGAAATAGGACAACTGATTAATGATACCTTACGGCAGGTGTTGGGAGGACTCTCACCACAGGAACGATATGTTACAGAAGCTCTGATGAAGGTCAGAGATGGAATGAAGATAAAGCCGATACCCTGA
- a CDS encoding dihydroorotate dehydrogenase, which produces MADLSVNIGELQMKNPVMTASGTFGYGEEFSDFIDIARIGGIIVKGTTLHKREGNPYPRMAETPSGMLNAVGLQNKGVDYFVEQIYPRIKDIQTNMIVNVSGSAIEDYVKTAEIINELDKIPAIELNISCPNVKQGGMAFGVSAKGASEVVKAVRAAYKKTLIVKLSPNVTDITEIARAAEESGADSVSLINTLLGMAIDAERKRPILSTVTGGMSGAAVKPIALRMVWQVAKAVNIPVIGLGGIMNWKDAVEFMLAGASAIQIGTANFIDPAVTIKVEDGINNYLERHGCKSVKEIIGALEV; this is translated from the coding sequence ATGGCAGATTTAAGTGTAAACATTGGTGAATTGCAGATGAAGAACCCGGTGATGACTGCATCTGGTACATTTGGATATGGTGAAGAGTTCTCGGATTTCATTGATATAGCGCGAATAGGCGGTATTATTGTAAAAGGTACTACTCTTCACAAACGTGAAGGTAACCCATATCCTCGTATGGCAGAGACTCCTTCCGGTATGCTAAATGCTGTAGGACTGCAAAATAAGGGGGTTGACTACTTTGTGGAACAGATATATCCTCGTATAAAAGACATTCAAACGAATATGATTGTAAACGTGTCGGGGTCTGCTATTGAGGATTATGTGAAAACTGCAGAGATCATTAATGAACTTGACAAAATTCCTGCTATAGAACTAAATATCTCGTGCCCCAATGTAAAGCAAGGAGGTATGGCTTTTGGTGTGTCAGCAAAAGGTGCTTCTGAAGTAGTAAAAGCGGTACGTGCAGCTTACAAAAAGACACTTATCGTTAAACTCTCTCCGAACGTTACTGATATCACAGAAATTGCCCGTGCAGCAGAAGAAAGTGGTGCGGATAGTGTATCATTAATCAATACATTGCTAGGAATGGCTATTGATGCGGAACGTAAACGTCCCATTCTGTCAACAGTGACAGGAGGAATGTCCGGTGCTGCTGTGAAACCGATTGCCTTGCGTATGGTTTGGCAAGTTGCAAAGGCGGTAAATATTCCTGTCATAGGATTGGGAGGTATTATGAACTGGAAAGATGCTGTTGAGTTTATGCTTGCCGGTGCTTCTGCGATCCAGATTGGTACGGCAAATTTTATAGATCCGGCTGTTACAATCAAAGTTGAAGATGGTATAAATAATTACTTGGAAAGACACGGATGTAAGTCAGTAAAAGAAATTATTGGTGCGCTTGAGGTATAA
- a CDS encoding helix-turn-helix domain-containing protein, which translates to MEIKDRIRMIMEREKVPPRVFAETIGVQQSTLSHILNDRNKPSLEVVMKVHQTYSYVNLEWLLYGKGEMITSAEDASTVSSNGDYQPSLFDENPVNPSKETINPENRKEMALRTAENAPKEIVKQEIRYIEKPARKITEIRIFFDDNTYETFRPEK; encoded by the coding sequence ATGGAGATAAAAGACAGAATTAGAATGATAATGGAGAGAGAAAAAGTTCCTCCAAGAGTTTTTGCTGAGACAATTGGAGTTCAGCAATCTACTCTCTCACATATTTTGAATGATCGGAATAAACCAAGCTTGGAGGTTGTAATGAAGGTACATCAGACCTATAGTTATGTAAATCTTGAATGGTTGCTTTATGGTAAAGGCGAAATGATAACATCTGCAGAAGATGCTTCTACGGTTTCTTCCAATGGAGATTATCAGCCTTCTTTGTTTGATGAGAATCCTGTAAATCCGTCCAAAGAGACGATTAATCCGGAAAATCGCAAGGAAATGGCATTAAGAACAGCCGAAAATGCACCTAAAGAGATTGTAAAACAGGAGATTAGGTACATAGAAAAGCCTGCCAGAAAAATCACTGAAATAAGAATATTCTTTGATGATAATACTTATGAAACCTTTCGACCTGAAAAATGA
- a CDS encoding AMP nucleosidase encodes MKTKEEIVANWLPRYTKRNLEDFGEYILLTNFNKYVEIFANQFDVPILGRDANMISATAEGITMINFGMGSPNAAIIMDLLGAIHPKACLFLGKCGGIDKKNQIGDLILPIAAIRGEGTSNDYFPPEVPALPAFMLQRAVSSSIRDYGRDYWTGTVYTTNRRIWEHDEAFKEYLKKTRAMAVDMETATLFSCGFANHIPTGALLLVSDQPMTPDGVKTDKSDNLVTKNYVEEHVEIGIASLRMIIDAKKTVKHLKFDW; translated from the coding sequence ATGAAAACGAAAGAAGAAATCGTAGCTAATTGGCTGCCCCGTTACACAAAACGTAACCTGGAAGATTTTGGAGAGTATATTCTGTTGACTAACTTCAACAAGTACGTAGAGATTTTCGCAAATCAATTTGATGTTCCTATTTTGGGTAGAGATGCCAATATGATTTCCGCCACAGCCGAAGGCATTACAATGATCAATTTCGGTATGGGGAGTCCTAATGCCGCTATTATCATGGATTTATTGGGAGCTATTCATCCTAAAGCCTGCTTATTTTTAGGTAAATGTGGTGGTATCGACAAGAAAAATCAAATTGGCGATTTAATTCTTCCTATTGCCGCTATTCGTGGTGAAGGAACATCCAATGATTATTTTCCACCTGAAGTTCCCGCTTTGCCTGCATTTATGTTGCAGCGTGCTGTTTCTTCGTCCATTCGTGACTATGGCCGTGATTATTGGACGGGTACCGTCTACACCACCAATCGCCGTATTTGGGAGCATGACGAAGCATTCAAGGAGTATCTGAAAAAGACACGTGCGATGGCGGTTGATATGGAAACGGCCACTTTGTTCAGCTGTGGCTTTGCCAATCATATTCCGACAGGAGCATTGTTATTGGTATCTGACCAGCCTATGACTCCGGATGGAGTGAAAACTGATAAAAGCGATAATTTGGTTACCAAGAACTATGTAGAAGAGCATGTTGAGATTGGTATCGCTTCTCTGCGTATGATTATTGATGCAAAGAAAACTGTAAAACACTTGAAATTCGACTGGTAA
- a CDS encoding efflux transporter outer membrane subunit, with amino-acid sequence MNVRAWSVSLLLFLSTVTAVGQTVNRYLNTPLPKEWEESGEVFQQTLPVDDHWWKSFQDTRLDSLIALAVDRNYSVAMAINRIAAARANLWAERGNFFPSIGLNAGWTRQETSGNTSTLPQSTDHYYDAALSMSWEIDVFGSIRKRVKAQKENFAASKEEYAAVMVSLASEVASAYINLRELQQELEVVNKNVASQEEVLKITEVRYNTGLVAKLDVAQAKSVLYSTKASIPQLEAGINQYITTLAVLLGMYPQEIRPVLETTGTLPDYMEPIGVGMPVDLLLRRPDVRSAERSVNAQAALLGASKSDWLPKIFLKGSFGYAARDLNDLVKSKSMTYEIAPSLSWTIFSGGQLVNATRLAKAQLDESINQFNQTVLTAVQETDNAMNSYRNSIKQIVALREVRNQGVETLKLSLELYKQGLSPFQNVLDAQRSLLSYENQLVQAQGSSLLQLISLYKALGGGWRE; translated from the coding sequence ATGAATGTACGAGCGTGGAGCGTATCGCTCCTTTTGTTTCTTTCAACTGTAACTGCGGTTGGACAGACAGTGAACCGCTATTTGAATACTCCTCTTCCTAAAGAATGGGAAGAGAGTGGAGAAGTGTTTCAACAGACTCTTCCAGTGGACGACCACTGGTGGAAGTCTTTTCAGGACACCAGACTGGACTCTTTGATTGCTTTGGCAGTAGATCGCAATTATTCCGTAGCGATGGCAATTAATCGTATAGCTGCTGCACGTGCCAATCTTTGGGCAGAACGTGGAAATTTCTTTCCATCTATCGGACTGAATGCTGGATGGACCCGACAGGAAACCAGTGGAAATACCAGTACCTTACCTCAGTCTACAGATCATTATTACGATGCTGCACTCAGTATGAGTTGGGAAATCGATGTCTTCGGCAGTATCCGTAAACGGGTAAAGGCGCAGAAAGAAAACTTTGCCGCCAGCAAAGAGGAATATGCGGCGGTTATGGTTTCTCTGGCATCAGAGGTAGCCTCAGCTTATATTAACCTGCGGGAATTGCAGCAGGAACTTGAAGTGGTAAATAAGAATGTAGCTTCTCAGGAAGAAGTTTTGAAAATCACGGAAGTACGGTATAATACCGGACTTGTTGCCAAGCTGGATGTGGCACAGGCCAAATCCGTTTTATACAGTACTAAAGCCTCTATACCACAATTAGAGGCAGGTATCAATCAATATATTACGACACTGGCTGTTTTGCTGGGTATGTATCCGCAAGAAATACGTCCTGTATTGGAAACTACTGGAACATTACCTGATTATATGGAACCGATCGGAGTAGGTATGCCGGTTGATTTATTACTGAGAAGACCGGATGTACGAAGTGCGGAGAGAAGTGTGAATGCCCAAGCTGCATTACTTGGCGCTTCCAAGTCCGATTGGCTGCCGAAGATCTTTCTGAAAGGTTCGTTTGGCTATGCAGCCCGTGATTTGAATGATCTGGTGAAAAGTAAAAGTATGACCTATGAGATTGCTCCGTCATTGAGTTGGACTATTTTTAGTGGAGGACAATTAGTGAATGCAACAAGACTGGCTAAGGCACAGTTGGATGAATCTATCAATCAATTTAATCAGACAGTTCTGACTGCGGTACAGGAAACGGATAACGCCATGAACTCCTACCGGAACTCGATCAAGCAGATTGTAGCTTTGAGGGAAGTGCGTAATCAAGGTGTCGAAACTCTGAAACTTTCACTGGAACTTTATAAACAAGGGCTTTCTCCTTTTCAGAATGTGCTTGATGCACAACGGTCTTTGTTATCTTATGAGAATCAACTGGTACAGGCGCAGGGTAGCTCGTTACTGCAACTGATAAGTCTTTATAAAGCGCTGGGAGGCGGTTGGAGAGAATAA